Part of the Ursus arctos isolate Adak ecotype North America unplaced genomic scaffold, UrsArc2.0 scaffold_4, whole genome shotgun sequence genome, tttaaattaaaaaaaatacaggatggGTATTGAGAAGTGTGCTTATTGTGCTGAACACTGACTGATACatggaagtgttcaatcactacattgtacacctgaaactaatattacactgtatgttaactaacctgaatttaaataaaaactttttaaaaatgcaatacagTAGTATTatctatagtcaccatgctgtatattacatctttatgacttacttattttataactggtttATACCTCTTGACCCCCTTCACCAATTTTTCCTACCCGGCCCCCATCCTCTGCTTCTaccaaccaccaatctgttttttGTATCTGTGagctcagtttttgttttttgtttttttagattctacatatatgtgaaatcattCGGTAtatgtccttctctgacttacttcacttagcatatgccctcaaggtccgtccatgttcttgtaaatggcaagattcccttcttttttatgggtgaaatattccattctatgtgtgcatgcatgcatgtgtgtgtgtgtgtgtgtgtgtgtgtattattctttctttacccattcatccatcaatggacacagGTTGCTTACATATATTGACTACTATAAAtcatactgcaatgaacatggggtgcatataaCTTCCTGACTTAgtgtttttgtaatatttttaaaatattttatttatttatttgagggaaagagagagcaagtgggagagagcatgagcagggggaggggcagagggagagagagaaccatattccccactgagcagggagccggatgtgcggctcatcccaggaccctgggatcatgacctgagccaaaggcagacacttaactgactgagccacacaggcacccaaTAACATTTTTGATAATTCATTCTCCCAATGGGATTTGTTCATTGTTcttacaaacaaaaatatttgttgaattaatgaaagaatgaattctaCCTGCCATAACTCATAGTAATTCTCAAAGATGGAATATGGATTAAAATGGCTTTCaagttttaaaggaatatttaacTGAGTATTTTCCCCTGTTGTTAAGTCCTTTTTCCTTCTTATCAAAATTTATCCCATTTCTACTTTTCACTgtgaaaaaaaagttggaaaaatttttaattctcaaaGAGTCTTTTTGAAGtcaaaaatcacaaataattCTAACAAGTTTAAGAATCTCTTGAATAGTCAAGTAAATTTGCTAGATTATTTGACTGTAATGACTAATTTATGTTATTTCTGATGCAAATAACTATTTCCATATgagataaaaatcaatatatttcacaattttttaaaaagctcaataATGAAATGTACccttatttgtgtattttcaaagaagaaaggtGGTATATGATTAAGAACAAAAAGATGTGAAATGATAATACTGTCAAAtttatgaacaaaatattttttattgtttttcttttccctgagttaaaaattagaaaaatggtaATATCCTTTGGATATGAATTATCTTTGAGAACTGGGAAATATATATGtcttttgagagtttttatttgtttgtgtttctcttaATTCAGTGGACTTAAAAACTTAGAcaattctttgtctttctcttttcaggAACTTTCTACATGGAGACAGTGACTTGATGTGAAAATCAGATCCTGTATTGTtgtatgaaataatgaaaatatattcttccattgcCCAAATTATAGCTTTTATTTGGAAGTTAAGAGCACTGGGgttataaattcaaaatatttttccttcactcAGACAAATTAATTAAACCATAAAATAGTATGTAATAATATATGATAGTGTATCTTACTAAGAGTGTCATAGACAGTGTTTCTCAATCTAATGACTCAGAtgactgttttgtttgtttgtttgtttaatcctATATGGCCTGTTTATAGACTGTGGAGCTATGACCTGATCAAGTGTGAAACAAAGGAGCCATACAACTGTATCTCATTTGCTGTGTACTCTAAGAGTCTACAACACCCAGAAATGGATTGACTAAAAGGCTAGGTGATAACTGATGGCCAAGCAAACTTATTTTGATGTAGACTGAATAAGTCTGTGACTTTGAAGGAAGACTTTTGCTAGAGACAGAGAGTTGCGTATAGATATAGGTGAAATCTGGATAAAACTAACATTGCAAGTAAGTTTTAATTCTCTATATCATAACTATAAAATGTTATAGAAATGGTCTTTCTACTTAAGAAATGTAATCTTTCATACCCTCATAAAGGCAGCTATGTTAATGGAAGCTCGGTAGAACTTTCAAAATACTCTGTTTCCATGAAGGGAGAAAATATAGGGCAAAGGAGGCTACGTTGTGGCACCTTGATTCAGAAGACGTTGGCCTTGGTCCTGATTCTGTTACTAGAACTTACATAACTCTACAAAATCCAATTACGTTTctgaagctgtgtgtgtgtgtgtgtgtgtgtgtgtgtgtgtgtgtgtgtctttttttacCTGCAAGATGATGCATAACCCTGCTGTCGTTTAATGTCTGGTTTTGGCAAGTTTATGACACTACTATTTAATTGAATCAAACATATTTTACCAATTTCGAGACGTTTAAACAAAATATCTTAATTATATACTGTTGCCTGAATATATCATTTGATTTTAGGAAAAACCATTGGTattttcttatatcttttttcttatttcaacaaTAAAATGTTCCCTCCCACTGATTTTTATCAGGGAAAATTCAGATCTATAAGAAGGCTCTGTGGATTCAGCTGTGTTTAGCATCAGTttaagctaaaaaataaattagttcaaAATTATGTCGAGTTGTTTCTTTCCCTTATTGGGCTGAAAAAGTTCTTCAATATGAGAATGGTGGTAAAGAAGAATGCCATGTCTAGTTGTAAAAACGCAATAAGAATATAAGAGAGCTAACtaaaaatttttagttaaaatgTTTGAGTTAAATGatctcacagaaaaaaatatacccCAATTCATTACTGACTAATAGGTCAGCTGCTCGATGCAAATGTCAAAAGAAATAATGTGCAGAAGAGTATGATACACAGGATGAGATTATTCAAATTCAAAAATTCTTGGAAAGGTGGTTTACTTTGTAATTAGACTAGTGATAAGGTTTGATCTGTTATCATTtgtgcttaaaataaaaaagtcaaataaattttgaataaatggaTTTATTATGCATTGTACTGAATTGAAAAATGTGATTTGActtatataaaacacatatatttgataaatacaTATAGTAAATGGCCATTGACTTTTGTTGTTGACTTTAATCTAAACATTATCTATATAAAAGCAAGAGATTGAGAAATATTAGATTACTaaccatttgaaatattttttcatttcagtctaGAATTATTAGTTTTTACATCTAGTTGTATGCATATTTGtgaagtatatgaaaaaaaaatgattctaagCCAAGGAGATTGTTTCCCTCATTGACAATTGAGTAGAGTTGTCCTTTCAGTCAATCCCATATGGGTCTTGTAGATTCTCAGTGCACAGAGCAGGTAAAATAACCATTGTGTGGCTCCGTCACTTCACACTTAATCGGGTAATAGCTCCAAAGTCAATGGATGTATCCAATAGGGCTGAAAATAAAGTGTATCCCTTCCACATATTTGAGTTCCATGAACAAAGCAAAaaccatatttttgttttcaaagttaacattttctattattttataacactgaccatcataaaaatattctcttttctgattttgcGTACTAGTTTGGAAAACGAACATTTGGATTAACAACATGAAGTAATATTGTTCAAATATTAAAGGCAAGTCAGAGTGATCTAAAAGCTATTTCATAAGCAACATTACAAATTgttcaaaattcctttttttcacaTCTGGACTCCCTTCCTGGTATATCACCTATCGAAAAATAGATTACATCTGCCTCCTGCCATATAGAcatcttttcctccctttcccctaaTCCATTATTTACCCTCTTATTCAATCAGTTTTCAAATATCACTTTACCTCAGTTCCTCTCAATCCCACCAGGGTCTGTTAAATAggtgaaataatgaaatatatacaatatataaaatttatctttggCTTACCTTCATTTTTTATCCAATTCTACTTAAATTCTTCCATATATATCTTCACTCTTACCaaaatatgtttgcttttgtattttctctgcctattgtttttttatcttattttatttaaattcaactaattaacatacagtatcattaatttcagatgtagaattcagTTATTCATCGattttatataacacccagtgttcattacatctctttgcctgttgtagtgttgttgcttttttttctgtttcagaaaatagCTAACTAGTGTCTGCTAAAATATGAAATGCTTCTTAAGATCTTAGATGCTGAGAAAAAAATGCCTAATACCCTGTGAAATTCAGTAAGAGGCAGTTAACATTGGAAATGTCTTCAGAATCTCCAAAAATGTAAGTATAATGTAAAAAGACAggatggagaaaaaaacaaattgaagGCAAAAGGTCCTTCAGCTTACTCCAAAAAGTTAATCACCTACACCCAAGGCTGACCTGAATACTGGTTGAGCCCCACCAGGTATGCTCTTAACTTCACAGaacatctaaattttttttttttaaacgttcaTGGCTTCAAATATACTGTCCAGCTTTTCTGAGCTTATCAGCAATTATCAAATGATGTATTTTCCCAGCTGGACTTGTTGACGCCTCAGCAACTACTAGCatgaagcagaaaatcaataaggaagagCTGAATGGGTGGATGCACTCGAAGTTTCTTACGGGTAAAGATCACGTCTTCCGCAGACATGGATATCTCTATAAATGCATCTGGGGATTTAAAGGAGGAATTGGCTCAAATAGTTTTCCTGCTTTAGAGAAACATAAAGccatcatttcatttgtttttgttgtttttgtttgaagCATATTGTAAAATACACAAGTCCTAAGTGTACAAGTTAGTgatattctgtttttattcacAGACCACCTACATTGACCACTCTCAAACTCCCCAAGTTTTCTCTTGGCCCAACAGTTAGTATTACTCCCTGGAAGTCTGCCAGATCTGGACATCACAGGAACGGCATCAGACGGTATGCCCGCAACTTTTCTCTCCTAAATGATTTCGTAGATCGCTGTCTCTGTGAAATACATCATTGCTGTTGCTAAcattagttttgttgttttcattacTGTAAAGTACCCCATTATATGACTAAAGCAcaatttatttactattttgctCTGGTAAATCTGTATTTGAgaagtttcctttctttcttcctcccttccttcctcctttccttcccccttccttctttccccccttccttccttcacccctccctccctctcttccttctttctttccttccttccttccttcttccatccttccctcctggtgtgaataaagctgctatgtaCTTTTTACTGGAGATTCTTTTTGTAGACTTAGGCATTCCTTTACTTTGGGTATACGTAAGACACACATTGCTAATTTATACTATATGTATTTAGCTTCAGTAGATCCTACCAAATAATTTTCCAACGCAGTTGCTAAATTTACAATACTGCCAGAAGTCTATGAGATTACCAGTTATTCCACATCCTTATCCACATTGACCATTTCAGCACCTTAATCTGATCATCTTTAGGGTATGTAGTGATATctgaatattgttttaatttggttTTCCTGATCAATGATGACATTGAGAATTTTACATATGCTTATAAGCCACTTAGATATACTCTCTTTTGAAATGCCTGTTCaagtattttatccatttttaagtaGGCTTGTTTAATATTAATCAATTAaccaatattttataattgattAGCAGGAACTCTCTACATTTTTAGGTATTGGTATTTTGTCAGATTTATGTATTAAACTTATTTTCACCTAGTATGTGGCTTGGtatttttccactttaaattCTGTCTGTATATGAACATAAAGTTGTAATATAATAACAACTAATTTATTCATCCTTTTATGTTCAATGGTTTTGGTTCTGATTAAATTTTTTACCACCTCACACAATGTTATTCAAttctttttgtctcctttcttcagaactttttttattttcattgatcattctaaaaataacaaacagTTGATTATTTGACTATTTCATTCTCATTCAGTCTGGCtgaataaagaaatcaaatggGTTTCATTCAGTATGTTGCACTCTGCCTATTTGACTGCCAGATACTTATCAGTGCTGGGGTCGGTGAACCTGCTGTGATGTGCTCTCCCTAACGTAAGATCTAGCTTTTCCCTGGAAATAAAGATGTGTTGGAGCATCTCTGCAAATCCAGCAGAGATCCATAAAAACAGTCATTTCAAATTCTAACAATATAATATTATCCTAGGAATGTCAAACATCTGCTCCAAGTGGGGGTGTCGATTATTCTTCTTTATAGCTGCAGAAGGCCTTTCTCCAAATTCTGGAGAAACGCTATTAACCATTAAGAAAACAGAATACCTATTGTACTCTGTCAAGCTCAGTAGTATAGCCATCCAGGGAAGTCATCAAGCTGTTACTTTCCCTGATCTAGCCAGTGTAAAGCTAATATACTATAACTAGGTTGACTAAAAGTGTAGGTCTTACTATCTGGCTGAACAACTCTATTTTTATGTTTAGTAAACAAGTCTGAGTCCTTCAAATCCATCTTAAATATTGTAAATAGCATTTGAACTTAGCATTGCTtgctagttatttttttttcagatccagctaaactagaaattaataggTTCAAGATTCTAAATCAAAACTAATACCACGAAACAAAATTAGGTGGTTAATGTGGAAAGCCGATTAATTCTCATAAACTCTGTGTTTACACTGCTATGATAATCACAGGGACATGTAACTAGAACTTCAGGACTGTTTCTTTGAAAGGACACAAGAAGGGAAATGCACTTTGAAAGAGAAAGTCAGaattcagttaaataaataagccatatGTTCCATTTTAAATTAGGATAATTTATTGCAAAGGGAACTGAGAAATTCCACGGTTACGAACATGCATATAGGGGATACCAGGAGATGTGAAGCAGGCCGGTAGAAAAGGATAAATATTCCTAGAATCTAAAATGCTAAATACTTTTCAGCTTGGCTCAGTGCCGGCTGATATGGCTTGGTTCAAGTTTTAGTTAACTTGGGTTAATCACTTTATGGCCTCAGATGTTGGACTTCCAGGGCAGGATTTCAgtagaaattagagaatccataTCCTCCATAGCACAGTGGGCGGAAGCAGCTGGATCCAtagcctccccagccccagccccagcccagtcTGGGGAAGCTGCCACATCCCCAGCCACTGCCACAGCCCAGCCTGCGGAAGCTGCCACATCCCCAGCCACAGCCCAGCCTGCGGAAGCTGCCACATCCCCAGCCACTGCCGCAGCCCAGGCCACCATAGAAGTTGCCGTAGTAGCTCATGGTGTCAAGAGTGTTGAGTTTGGTTTGCTGTATTCAAGGCGAGATCCTGAATGTGAATGTCAGCGTGTGTAGAGGGATGCTTATATACCTTGGTTAGAGCATGTAATAAATCACGTGTATACCCTCCTTTTGCGTCATTTCTTAATTACCTGCTCGAtacaactcattcattcattgtccCCTGACACAGGGAGAGGCTCTCACACTCATTAAAATGTTTGAGATTGCTTTGGTGCCTAGCTAGGGTGGCCTCTAAAAGTTATTGCATCACTTTGTATGAAGGAATGAGGTATCTTCAAAGGCTGAACATACCAGACCCCAAACAGAACTCTTCATAGTTAGGCATGCCGATCATATCTGATGGTGGTGTGTTTCTcaatgaaatatttcttcatctctgttttgttttgttttgttttgtttaggtttCTGTGCTTCATTTACAAATTAAATCAAAGAAATGGGTCAAAGTCAAAGCTCTATCATCTATTAAAGCATCTTATTCCTCAATCTAAAAAGTGAGTTATTTACCCCTTTCAAAGATAAGGAAGTGGAAACATTTGAAAGCCAAGAAGGATCAGCTTGACTGTTGTGATACCAgtaaggaattttggaaaataaataaataaataaaggatctATGTTTTCTTTGATCTTAGAACGTTGGCCACATAACCGATatagtttttacttttcatattattttgaaaaaaaaaacattttttgcttGTCAtaattgatgaaccaatattgatatataattattaactaaaatccatagtttacattgcattctttgtgttgtacagTTCTGTGGGCTTTGACAAGCATGGGATAAAATTGTTCACAAACTGAAAGCAAGTCACAGCAATCAAAAATTTCAAAGTAGCTTTTAAAGCTGACTGAACGTTATCCTCCAAAATTCTAACCTTCTTCTTTAGTATGAAATCTATCCAAATTGCTTCCCAAAATGCagactttggggcacctgggtggctcagtcagtgaggcgtctgcctttggctcaggtcatgatcccagggtcctgtgatcaagccccatgttgggctccctgctctggtggggagcctgtttctccctctccccctgcttgtgcttgctctctctctctctctgtcaaataaataaataattctttttaaaaatgcagattataTCTCCTCTCTATTTTT contains:
- the LOC130542678 gene encoding keratin-associated protein 19-8-like; this encodes MSYYGNFYGGLGCGSGWGCGSFRRLGCGWGCGSFRRLGCGSGWGCGSFPRLGWGWGWGGYGSSCFRPLCYGGYGFSNFY